A genomic window from Longimicrobium sp. includes:
- a CDS encoding metallophosphoesterase family protein → MTDHPSTTEGEPGTEKEPRFGRRREDRAGRSVRVAAVGDFHCGEKDGGLYRDLFARVNDEADILLLAGDLTRRGIPAEVEVVVKELSDVRVPILAVLGNHDHESGNVDKVNSILRARGVHLLDESPFELNEHVGFAGVKGFMGGFGRYTLTAFGEQETKDFVGTSLDEAQKLEYALRRLSTPVRVVLLHYAPIMDTVMGEPEQIFPFLGNDRLVEPIDRFKAAVAFHGHAHHGTFSGKTPGGVPVFNVSLVRVREDAKHDMFYVHEIPIPADSESERVSEPGVEQPTEQERTAAGSA, encoded by the coding sequence ATGACGGACCATCCGAGCACGACGGAGGGGGAGCCCGGGACGGAGAAAGAGCCTCGCTTCGGGCGGCGCAGGGAAGACCGGGCCGGCCGCTCCGTGCGGGTGGCGGCGGTGGGTGACTTTCACTGCGGCGAAAAGGACGGCGGCCTGTACCGCGATCTCTTCGCCCGGGTGAACGACGAGGCCGACATCCTGCTTTTGGCTGGCGACCTCACCCGCCGCGGCATTCCCGCCGAGGTGGAGGTGGTGGTCAAGGAGCTGTCCGACGTGCGCGTGCCCATTTTGGCCGTGCTGGGCAACCACGACCACGAGTCGGGCAACGTCGACAAGGTGAACTCCATCCTGCGCGCGCGCGGCGTCCACCTGCTCGACGAGTCGCCCTTCGAGTTGAACGAGCACGTGGGGTTCGCGGGGGTCAAGGGCTTCATGGGCGGGTTCGGGCGCTACACGCTCACGGCGTTCGGCGAGCAGGAGACCAAGGACTTCGTGGGCACGTCGCTGGACGAGGCGCAGAAGCTGGAGTACGCGCTGCGGCGTCTTTCCACGCCGGTGCGCGTGGTGCTGCTTCACTACGCGCCCATCATGGACACGGTGATGGGCGAGCCCGAGCAGATCTTTCCGTTCCTGGGCAACGACCGCCTGGTGGAGCCCATCGACCGTTTCAAGGCGGCCGTGGCGTTCCACGGCCACGCTCACCACGGCACCTTCAGCGGCAAGACGCCGGGCGGGGTGCCCGTGTTCAACGTGTCGCTGGTGCGCGTTCGGGAGGACGCGAAGCACGACATGTTCTACGTGCACGAGATCCCCATCCCCGCCGACTCCGAGAGCGAGCGCGTGTCCGAGCCCGGGGTGGAGCAGCCGACGGAGCAGGAGAGGACGGCCGCTGGGAGTGCGTGA